The following proteins come from a genomic window of Sphingosinicella flava:
- the trxA gene encoding thioredoxin TrxA, whose amino-acid sequence MATKTVTDASFQQDVLGASGPVLVDFWAEWCGPCRMIAPALEEISNDLNGKVTIAKINIDENPDAPAKYGVRGIPTMILFKDGQPAATKVGAAPKGAIQSWIEGQL is encoded by the coding sequence ATGGCTACCAAGACCGTCACCGACGCTTCCTTCCAGCAGGACGTGCTGGGCGCTTCCGGGCCCGTTCTGGTCGATTTTTGGGCGGAATGGTGCGGTCCGTGCCGGATGATCGCCCCGGCGCTCGAGGAGATCAGCAACGATCTCAATGGCAAGGTGACGATTGCCAAGATCAATATCGACGAAAACCCCGATGCTCCCGCCAAATATGGCGTGCGCGGCATCCCGACGATGATCCTGTTCAAGGACGGCCAGCCCGCCGCCACCAAGGTGGGCGCCGCTCCGAAGGGCGCGATCCAGAGCTGGATCGAGGGGCAGCTCTAA